Part of the Candidatus Chlorohelix allophototropha genome, AGCATTCGGTAGACTCCAATCAAGATAACTGCGCCTCCGATTGATACCAAAATAGTAGGTATGTTGATCCCGGTAGTGTAATCAACCCCGGTAACCACGCCTAAGAGGAACCCACCTAACATAGCGCCCAATACACCTAGCACTAGGTC contains:
- a CDS encoding GlsB/YeaQ/YmgE family stress response membrane protein, whose amino-acid sequence is MSIVAWIVVGLIAGWIANMIMSSGAGGLVADLVLGVLGAMLGGFLLGVVTGVDYTTGINIPTILVSIGGAVILIGVYRMLSGTRLRS